From one Luteipulveratus mongoliensis genomic stretch:
- a CDS encoding NADPH-dependent FMN reductase translates to MTTQTTPQTLRLAIIVGSVRGGRFGPVVARWVAAQAQGHGGFDIDVIDLAEEDLPLELPAESPLAAGESYPRPPEMAQLTERLAAADAFLIVTPEYNHSYPASLKAAIDWHFLQWQAKPVAFVSYGGMSGGRHAVLHLENVLIELHAVPVRTGLSFPMYWQNFGEDGQPTDPMSFEFAKAMFAQLAWWGDALRTARDRVPYVA, encoded by the coding sequence ATGACCACACAGACCACTCCCCAGACCCTTCGACTGGCGATCATCGTCGGCAGCGTGCGCGGCGGCCGGTTCGGGCCGGTCGTCGCACGCTGGGTTGCTGCGCAGGCGCAGGGCCACGGCGGCTTCGACATCGACGTGATCGATCTGGCCGAGGAGGATCTACCGCTGGAGCTCCCGGCGGAGTCCCCGCTCGCGGCCGGAGAGAGCTATCCGCGACCGCCCGAGATGGCCCAGCTGACCGAGCGCCTCGCCGCGGCCGATGCCTTCCTGATCGTCACGCCGGAGTACAACCACAGCTATCCCGCCTCGCTCAAAGCCGCGATCGACTGGCACTTCCTGCAGTGGCAGGCCAAGCCGGTCGCGTTCGTGTCGTACGGCGGGATGAGCGGCGGTCGGCATGCGGTGCTGCACCTGGAGAACGTGCTGATCGAGCTGCACGCCGTGCCGGTACGAACCGGGCTGAGCTTCCCGATGTACTGGCAGAACTTCGGCGAGGACGGCCAGCCCACCGACCCCATGTCCTTCGAGTTCGCCAAGGCGATGTTCGCCCAGCTCGCCTGGTGGGGCGATGCGTTGCGTACGGCCCGCGATCGGGTGCCGTACGTCGCCTGA
- a CDS encoding LuxR C-terminal-related transcriptional regulator: MTKPAQSGVVTPLGGRHPVSNQCPLSTRQAMVLELLAADLIDEVIARKLRVTSRTIRKEVAALYLHFGVQSRFSLGIAYSQWRRPTAYDSARVRM, from the coding sequence GTGACGAAGCCAGCGCAGTCGGGTGTCGTGACCCCGCTCGGCGGACGGCATCCGGTGTCGAACCAGTGCCCTCTGTCGACCCGCCAAGCGATGGTCCTGGAGCTCCTCGCGGCAGATCTGATCGATGAAGTCATCGCCCGCAAGCTCCGCGTCACCAGTCGCACGATTCGCAAGGAAGTCGCGGCGCTCTATCTCCACTTCGGAGTACAGAGCCGCTTCAGCCTGGGTATCGCCTACAGCCAGTGGCGTCGTCCAACGGCGTACGACTCAGCCCGCGTTCGCATGTGA
- a CDS encoding carboxylesterase/lipase family protein: MTQHQTTARVALTAAVALATISVAGPAVAANTSPGQGSVVRTDAGKVRGTVDTNTLVFQGIPYAAPPKGARRWHSPAPVTPWHGTRNATHAGASCPQTAGFLGDPSSVDEDCLFLNVTTPRRSSAKPRPVMVFVHGGGYYSGSGALYGAKKMASQGDLVVVTPNYRLGIFGFLDHPALGPTAGNFGLEDQQAALRWVRKNAKAFGGDPNNVTLVGESAGSVSTCSHLVAPSSAGLFNKAIMQSGPCSEGDAWPYTPEGNWFPRSRATAEREGVSAATQLKCTDPATVLSCLYKKSPEKLLTVSGGGQGFGPVYGGGLLPTSTPKALAAGHFNKVPVMHGTTRDEHRTFVAAIETFTGHLATADDYRNDLRSVLGPDKAERVMQRYPLSAYDSPSEALAAVWTDRAFSCPALTSDKSLSKHVPTWAFEFADATAPWAKGSPPPSFPMGAFHAGELQYLFEDAQFPGPKTDAQRTLSDQMVSYWATFAHHSSPNGTGTPTWRPFRTTTPTVQSLGTGAGGVRPVDLGREHQCGFWQSL; the protein is encoded by the coding sequence ATGACGCAGCACCAGACCACCGCACGGGTCGCACTCACCGCAGCCGTCGCCCTCGCCACCATCAGCGTCGCCGGACCGGCTGTTGCCGCGAACACGTCGCCTGGTCAGGGATCAGTCGTACGCACCGACGCCGGCAAGGTCCGCGGCACGGTCGACACGAATACCCTTGTCTTCCAAGGCATTCCGTACGCCGCTCCACCGAAGGGTGCTCGTCGCTGGCACTCCCCGGCTCCGGTCACGCCGTGGCACGGCACTCGGAACGCCACGCACGCCGGCGCCAGCTGTCCGCAGACCGCCGGCTTCCTCGGCGATCCAAGCAGCGTCGACGAGGACTGCCTGTTCCTCAACGTGACAACGCCCCGCAGGTCGAGCGCCAAGCCTCGCCCAGTGATGGTCTTCGTCCATGGCGGCGGCTACTACTCCGGATCGGGCGCGCTCTACGGAGCGAAGAAGATGGCCAGCCAGGGCGACCTCGTCGTCGTCACACCGAACTACCGGCTCGGGATCTTCGGATTCCTCGACCACCCCGCCCTCGGACCGACCGCAGGCAACTTCGGCCTTGAGGACCAGCAGGCCGCACTCCGCTGGGTTCGTAAGAATGCCAAGGCTTTTGGTGGCGACCCGAACAACGTGACGCTCGTCGGCGAGTCCGCCGGCAGTGTCAGCACCTGCTCACATCTGGTTGCGCCGAGCTCGGCCGGTCTCTTCAACAAGGCCATCATGCAGAGCGGTCCGTGCAGCGAGGGTGATGCGTGGCCGTACACCCCGGAGGGCAACTGGTTCCCGCGGTCACGAGCCACCGCTGAGCGCGAAGGTGTCTCTGCCGCAACACAACTCAAGTGCACCGATCCAGCAACCGTTCTGAGCTGCCTCTACAAGAAGTCACCCGAAAAGCTGCTCACTGTGTCGGGCGGCGGGCAGGGCTTCGGGCCGGTGTACGGTGGCGGGCTTCTCCCGACCAGTACGCCAAAAGCGTTGGCAGCCGGGCATTTCAACAAGGTACCGGTCATGCACGGCACCACCCGTGACGAGCACCGCACCTTCGTGGCAGCGATCGAGACCTTCACCGGGCACCTCGCCACCGCCGACGACTACCGCAACGACCTGCGGTCCGTACTCGGCCCGGACAAGGCAGAGCGGGTGATGCAGCGCTACCCGCTCTCGGCGTACGACTCCCCGAGCGAGGCGCTCGCTGCAGTGTGGACCGACCGTGCCTTCTCCTGCCCAGCACTCACGTCGGACAAGTCGCTCAGCAAGCACGTGCCGACGTGGGCCTTCGAGTTCGCGGACGCCACCGCCCCCTGGGCAAAGGGCTCGCCGCCGCCGAGCTTCCCGATGGGCGCCTTCCACGCGGGCGAGCTGCAGTACCTCTTCGAGGACGCGCAGTTCCCCGGCCCCAAGACCGACGCTCAGCGCACCTTGTCCGACCAAATGGTCTCGTACTGGGCGACATTCGCCCATCACAGCAGTCCCAACGGCACGGGTACGCCGACCTGGCGCCCGTTCCGTACGACCACGCCGACCGTCCAGTCGCTCGGCACCGGCGCGGGCGGGGTACGTCCGGTCGACCTCGGCCGCGAGCACCAGTGCGGCTTCTGGCAGTCGCTCTGA
- a CDS encoding AfsR/SARP family transcriptional regulator, whose product MRFCLLGPVTAQSADQAIELGRRERLALAYLLLRSDRLTSTDRLIDMLWSDPPRTARQQLHNVIASLRRRVQHGCDELIVTRPMGYELRLGEHQLDVLEFRRHAGRGRDALLNGRYDEAEPCFASALALWRGAAMEDVTGEWADNLRASLMDERVAVAEAWLDCLFELGRHEEVIEAAGPLIVASPYREGLHEHRLRALAASGRRTEALEGYQAIRRTMVDELGIEPGAGLRLLHQRLLDGSDLPPRWSSPPRPRPLEVPPAPYLFGRDELLDQLEHELVPTTEPVVVALTGIGGAGKTSLAVAAAHRVEGRFRGGVLFADLRGSSAHPLVPHEIAARFLRSLGTPADHVPDNPDERLTLYRSTIADSPALVVLDDAGAEAQVRPLLPAAAGCAALVTSRRRLSGLATHARARTIGALGPQDAANLLIASSTRDDITREQAYAAAELCSGLPLALCVAGARLAVSTHVDIAEMLAQFRQEHDHLDGFALGDLDVRAALSTSYDNGLSVGAQDLLCALGLTAGQSWPRWLADIASPENRSLPALEELINVHFVEPDGRDRTGRPRLRMHRLVAEFASERARARWSTTAVRERQVTALRGWHGLAAFCDEQLDHGMDTVHGLPPATAIDGVIGGREHAYDWFQVEYGSLLDAVDRAIALEEYDLAASIALRTNGFLTVKAFDVEREAMLRKCLALPLRTLLRERLLRGLFAVLAQRGRDTELAPVAQQLLTAATEHGDPIGVQLALARCGSAASFVNRFEEATSFLIRAADAAAALNDPGAVAEARGRLAMVHLETGHPSEAEPLLAEVIRSERRLGASRSVAVWLVAHTDCLIEIGRLQDAAKDIEEAHAIAVAIGDEYGQATCGLRRATLLNRKGDVAAAWRSLEHNSPVLDRHAGAGINLDALRLRVDLLLAEGNWASAEESLTALLTARRRSPNTLELARDLARSARLRHAQGDPGAASDTQQVAQILRQLGLEKATLRLPSP is encoded by the coding sequence GTGCGGTTCTGTCTCCTGGGTCCGGTCACGGCTCAGTCGGCCGACCAGGCCATCGAGCTCGGTCGGCGCGAGCGCCTTGCGCTGGCGTACCTGCTCCTGCGCAGCGATCGCCTCACCTCGACCGATCGACTCATCGACATGTTGTGGTCCGACCCGCCGCGCACCGCACGCCAACAGCTGCACAACGTCATCGCGAGTCTTCGGCGCCGGGTGCAGCACGGCTGTGACGAGCTGATCGTGACCCGCCCCATGGGATACGAGCTGCGGTTGGGAGAGCACCAGCTCGACGTCCTTGAGTTTCGTCGCCACGCTGGTCGTGGGCGCGACGCCTTGCTGAACGGCCGATACGACGAGGCCGAGCCTTGCTTCGCCTCCGCCTTGGCGCTGTGGCGGGGTGCCGCCATGGAGGACGTCACTGGCGAGTGGGCAGACAACCTGCGTGCGTCCCTCATGGACGAGCGGGTCGCCGTGGCGGAGGCATGGCTCGACTGCCTCTTCGAGCTCGGCCGGCACGAGGAGGTCATCGAGGCAGCTGGTCCGTTGATCGTCGCATCGCCTTACCGCGAGGGACTGCACGAGCACCGCCTGCGGGCCCTGGCGGCAAGCGGCCGACGTACCGAGGCGTTGGAGGGCTACCAGGCGATCCGCCGGACGATGGTGGACGAACTCGGCATTGAGCCCGGCGCCGGTCTGAGGCTGCTTCATCAGCGCCTTCTGGACGGGTCGGACCTGCCGCCCCGATGGTCGTCTCCTCCCCGCCCTCGGCCGCTTGAGGTGCCCCCTGCGCCCTATCTGTTCGGCCGCGACGAGCTCCTCGACCAGCTCGAGCACGAGCTGGTGCCAACGACCGAGCCGGTCGTCGTGGCACTGACCGGCATCGGTGGCGCCGGCAAGACCAGCCTTGCCGTCGCGGCTGCGCACAGAGTCGAGGGACGTTTTCGTGGTGGCGTCCTGTTCGCCGACTTGCGCGGCTCGAGCGCCCATCCCCTTGTCCCGCACGAGATCGCTGCACGCTTTCTTCGGTCCCTCGGCACACCTGCGGACCACGTACCCGACAACCCTGACGAACGTCTGACGTTGTACCGCAGCACCATCGCCGACTCCCCCGCCCTCGTCGTCCTGGACGACGCGGGTGCCGAGGCACAGGTGCGCCCGCTGCTGCCGGCCGCGGCCGGGTGCGCAGCCCTGGTCACCTCACGCAGGCGCCTGTCCGGTCTGGCTACTCATGCCCGGGCACGGACCATCGGCGCCCTCGGCCCGCAGGACGCGGCGAACCTCCTGATCGCCTCCAGCACCCGCGATGACATCACGCGTGAGCAGGCGTACGCCGCGGCCGAGCTGTGCAGTGGCCTGCCGCTCGCGTTGTGTGTGGCCGGTGCGCGTCTGGCCGTGAGCACACACGTCGACATCGCCGAGATGCTGGCCCAGTTCAGACAGGAGCACGACCACCTCGACGGCTTCGCGCTCGGAGATCTCGATGTACGCGCCGCGCTGTCCACGTCGTACGACAACGGGCTCAGTGTGGGTGCGCAGGACCTCCTGTGCGCCCTCGGGCTCACTGCAGGGCAGTCCTGGCCACGGTGGCTGGCCGACATCGCAAGTCCCGAGAACCGCAGTCTTCCCGCGCTCGAAGAACTCATCAACGTCCACTTCGTCGAACCGGACGGCCGCGATCGGACCGGCCGACCCCGGCTCCGCATGCACCGGCTCGTCGCGGAGTTCGCGAGCGAGCGGGCGCGGGCACGCTGGTCGACCACGGCCGTACGAGAGCGACAGGTCACAGCGCTCCGCGGGTGGCATGGGCTCGCGGCCTTCTGCGACGAGCAGCTGGATCATGGCATGGACACGGTTCACGGACTGCCGCCAGCCACTGCCATCGATGGCGTCATCGGTGGGCGCGAGCACGCCTACGACTGGTTCCAGGTCGAGTACGGCAGCCTGCTCGATGCTGTCGATCGAGCCATCGCCCTCGAGGAGTACGACCTCGCCGCCTCAATTGCGTTGCGTACCAATGGTTTTCTCACCGTTAAGGCCTTCGACGTCGAGCGTGAGGCAATGCTGCGAAAGTGCCTGGCGTTGCCCCTACGAACGCTGCTTCGGGAGCGGCTCCTGCGCGGGCTGTTCGCAGTCTTGGCCCAGCGTGGGCGCGACACCGAGCTTGCGCCGGTTGCGCAGCAGCTCCTGACGGCCGCGACCGAGCATGGAGATCCGATCGGTGTACAGCTCGCACTCGCCCGCTGTGGCAGTGCCGCCAGCTTCGTGAACCGCTTCGAGGAGGCGACGAGCTTCCTGATTCGAGCGGCCGATGCCGCGGCTGCGTTGAACGACCCGGGTGCAGTGGCGGAAGCACGCGGGCGCCTGGCCATGGTCCATCTCGAGACGGGACACCCGTCGGAGGCCGAGCCCCTGCTGGCCGAGGTGATCCGCAGCGAGCGCAGGCTGGGCGCGTCACGGTCGGTCGCAGTCTGGCTGGTTGCCCACACCGACTGCTTGATCGAGATCGGCAGGCTGCAGGATGCCGCCAAGGACATCGAGGAGGCCCACGCCATCGCCGTCGCGATCGGGGACGAATACGGTCAGGCGACCTGCGGTCTGCGACGAGCCACTTTGTTGAACCGCAAGGGCGATGTCGCCGCAGCCTGGCGCAGCTTGGAGCACAACAGTCCGGTGCTGGATCGCCATGCCGGCGCGGGCATCAACCTGGACGCTCTGCGACTCCGCGTGGATCTACTGCTCGCAGAAGGCAACTGGGCGTCCGCCGAGGAATCCCTGACGGCTCTGCTGACGGCTCGCAGACGTAGCCCCAACACGCTCGAGCTGGCGCGGGACCTCGCTCGTTCGGCCCGTCTTCGGCACGCGCAAGGCGACCCCGGCGCGGCATCCGACACCCAACAGGTCGCTCAGATCCTGCGACAGCTCGGACTCGAAAAGGCAACGCTGCGGTTGCCATCCCCATAA
- a CDS encoding inositol-3-phosphate synthase, producing the protein MGNVRVAIVGVGNCASSLVQGVEYYKDADASTGVPGLMHVQFGDYHVKDVEFVAAFDVDDKKVGKDLAEAIGASENNTIKIADVPTTGIEVQRGHTLDGIGKYYALTIEESAADPVDVVQVLKDAKVDVLVSYLPVGSEQADKFYAQCAIDAGVAFVNALPVFIASDPEWAKKFEDAGVPIIGDDIKSQVGATITHRVMAKLFEDRGVTLDRTYQLNVGGNMDFKNMLERERLESKKVSKTQAVTSNLTGPLAGVGADDRNVHIGPSDYVAWLDDRKWAYVRLEGRAFGDVPLNLEYKLEVWDSPNSAGIIIDAIRAAKIAKDRGIGGALLSASSYLMKSPPEQREDTEGRAKLEAFIAGTEPR; encoded by the coding sequence ATGGGTAACGTGCGCGTCGCCATCGTTGGCGTCGGCAACTGCGCGAGTTCGCTTGTGCAGGGTGTTGAGTACTACAAGGACGCTGACGCGTCGACCGGCGTGCCCGGTCTGATGCACGTCCAGTTCGGCGACTACCACGTGAAGGACGTCGAGTTCGTCGCGGCGTTCGACGTGGACGACAAGAAGGTCGGCAAGGACCTCGCCGAGGCCATCGGCGCCTCCGAGAACAACACGATCAAGATCGCCGACGTGCCCACCACGGGCATCGAGGTCCAGCGTGGCCACACCCTCGACGGCATCGGCAAGTACTACGCGCTGACCATCGAGGAGTCGGCGGCCGACCCGGTCGACGTCGTCCAGGTCCTCAAGGACGCCAAGGTCGACGTGCTCGTGTCCTACCTCCCGGTGGGCTCCGAGCAGGCCGACAAGTTCTACGCCCAGTGCGCGATCGACGCTGGCGTCGCCTTCGTCAACGCGCTGCCCGTCTTCATCGCTTCCGACCCCGAGTGGGCCAAGAAGTTCGAGGACGCCGGCGTCCCGATCATCGGTGACGACATCAAGTCCCAGGTCGGCGCGACCATCACGCACCGCGTGATGGCCAAGCTGTTCGAGGACCGCGGCGTCACGCTGGACCGCACCTACCAGCTCAACGTCGGCGGCAACATGGACTTCAAGAACATGCTCGAGCGTGAGCGTCTGGAGTCCAAGAAGGTCTCCAAGACCCAGGCCGTCACCTCCAACCTGACCGGCCCGCTGGCCGGCGTCGGCGCGGACGACCGCAACGTGCACATCGGTCCGTCGGACTACGTCGCGTGGCTGGATGACCGCAAGTGGGCGTACGTCCGCCTCGAGGGTCGCGCGTTCGGTGACGTCCCGCTGAACCTCGAGTACAAGCTCGAGGTCTGGGACTCCCCCAACTCGGCCGGCATCATCATCGACGCCATCCGTGCGGCCAAGATCGCCAAGGACCGCGGCATCGGCGGCGCCCTGCTGAGCGCCTCGTCCTACCTGATGAAGTCCCCGCCCGAGCAGCGCGAGGACACCGAGGGTCGCGCCAAGCTCGAGGCCTTCATCGCGGGCACCGAGCCCCGCTGA
- a CDS encoding PadR family transcriptional regulator has product MAGTSRRAAVLELAVLGLLHESPLHGYELRKRLSGVLGAFRAVSYGSLYPCLRSLVERGWITELHESTPGALASRRARITYELTAEGKEQFQTLLGQAGPAAWEDETFDVHFAFFGRASSDVRLRILEGRRSRLEERLDTARAANRERRERIDAYTAELHRHGLESTEREVRWLNELIETERTAYGHETTSTNSIDPQHD; this is encoded by the coding sequence ATGGCCGGGACGTCGCGTCGTGCGGCTGTGCTCGAGCTGGCTGTCCTCGGCCTGCTGCACGAGTCGCCGCTGCACGGCTACGAGCTGCGCAAGCGGCTGTCCGGTGTCCTCGGTGCTTTCCGCGCGGTGTCCTACGGCTCGCTCTACCCCTGCCTTCGCTCGCTGGTCGAGCGCGGCTGGATCACCGAGCTGCACGAGTCCACGCCGGGAGCACTCGCGAGTCGCCGGGCCCGGATCACCTACGAGCTGACCGCCGAGGGCAAGGAGCAGTTCCAGACCTTGCTCGGCCAGGCCGGTCCCGCCGCGTGGGAGGACGAGACCTTCGACGTGCACTTCGCGTTCTTCGGTCGCGCCTCCAGCGATGTGCGGCTGCGCATCCTCGAGGGCCGGCGTTCCCGTCTTGAGGAGCGCCTCGACACTGCGCGTGCCGCCAACCGCGAGCGCCGCGAACGGATCGATGCCTACACCGCCGAGCTGCACCGTCACGGCCTGGAGTCGACGGAGCGCGAGGTCCGCTGGCTCAACGAGCTGATCGAGACCGAGCGGACTGCGTACGGCCATGAGACCACTTCTACGAATTCCATTGACCCGCAACATGATTGA
- a CDS encoding transglycosylase domain-containing protein, with translation MTDTPGPRARRRAENEPPEGPRPPARRRRERGLAFKIVTRTLLGLFTLFVFGVIALFVIYQRTDIPQPNADAQKQQSVLYYDDGKTELARFNGTTRQSVPVTQIPDHVQKAFLSAEDRDFYKNKGVSPTGIVRAFWTNLRGGSKAGGSTITQQYVKNYFLTQDKTVTRKFKEVMISLKIDQKMSKDQILGDYLNTIYFGRGAYGIQAASKAYFNKDVSQLSVSEGAFLASVVNSPNRLDPANGQAAIDRVNPRMVYVLDGMVEKGWLSQEVRNQQRLPNFQPRKKRSIPGPIGYIRDLVESELKNKLQLSDVDLDKGGLRITTTINKKSEDAAIKAVEQNLPEDSANLHTGLVAQKPGDGAVVALYGGRDSLKEANNATFQVMQGASNFKVFGLIGALQDGMTLDKTYEGNSPMRFKQYITPTNPKGNVTNFGGVDWHRVSLRKATAKSINTVFLQVNEDIGPTKTAAVAQAAGIPKTAFAQGQDKVLSNVLGTPSVHVIDMATAYNTINAQGVKSDPYYIKSISSASGYSYSAKPKTSRAFDKDVALNAINAMEGVVTDGSATPTLKGFDRPAAGKTGTSNENKSIWFSGFTPQLTTSVGMYKTAPGGTGAIQMKGEEGDPVTGSKYPTQIWRAFMEAALEGQPAPKFPEPPGMSNTFTGTSEPTHDPTNEPAPPNTPTNTPPPDTESTEPPSSTTTESRTTKPTKTHKPTKTEPPPSSTRPGGGGTSTRPGGGGTFPFP, from the coding sequence GTGACGGACACACCGGGCCCCCGGGCGCGTCGGCGCGCCGAGAACGAGCCGCCGGAGGGGCCGCGGCCACCCGCGCGACGGCGCAGGGAGCGCGGCCTGGCTTTCAAGATCGTGACCCGCACGCTGCTGGGTCTCTTCACGCTGTTCGTCTTCGGCGTCATCGCGCTGTTCGTGATCTACCAGCGCACCGACATCCCCCAGCCGAACGCCGACGCGCAGAAGCAGCAGTCCGTCCTCTACTACGACGACGGCAAGACTGAGCTGGCACGGTTCAACGGCACGACCCGCCAGAGCGTGCCGGTCACGCAGATCCCTGACCACGTGCAGAAGGCGTTCTTGTCCGCGGAGGACCGCGACTTCTACAAGAACAAGGGTGTGTCGCCGACCGGCATCGTGCGCGCGTTCTGGACCAACCTGCGGGGCGGGTCCAAGGCCGGCGGCTCGACGATCACCCAGCAGTACGTCAAGAACTACTTCCTGACCCAGGACAAGACGGTCACCCGCAAGTTCAAAGAGGTCATGATCTCGCTGAAGATCGACCAGAAGATGTCGAAGGACCAGATCCTGGGCGACTACCTCAACACGATCTACTTCGGCCGCGGCGCGTACGGCATCCAGGCCGCCTCGAAGGCGTACTTCAACAAGGACGTCAGCCAGCTGTCAGTCAGCGAGGGCGCCTTCCTCGCGTCCGTCGTGAACTCGCCCAACCGCCTCGACCCGGCCAACGGCCAGGCCGCGATCGACCGAGTGAACCCGCGCATGGTCTACGTCCTGGACGGCATGGTCGAGAAGGGCTGGCTGTCGCAGGAGGTGCGCAACCAGCAGCGACTCCCGAACTTCCAGCCCCGCAAGAAGCGGTCCATCCCCGGTCCGATCGGCTACATCCGTGACCTCGTGGAGAGCGAGCTCAAGAACAAGCTCCAGCTCTCGGACGTCGACCTCGACAAGGGTGGTTTGCGGATCACCACGACCATCAACAAGAAGTCCGAGGACGCCGCTATCAAGGCGGTCGAGCAGAACCTGCCCGAGGACTCTGCCAACCTGCACACCGGACTCGTCGCGCAGAAGCCCGGTGACGGAGCCGTGGTCGCCCTCTATGGCGGGCGCGACTCCCTGAAGGAAGCGAACAACGCGACCTTCCAGGTCATGCAAGGCGCCTCGAACTTCAAGGTCTTCGGGCTGATCGGTGCGCTGCAGGACGGGATGACTCTCGACAAGACGTACGAGGGCAACTCGCCTATGAGGTTCAAGCAGTACATCACCCCCACGAATCCGAAGGGCAACGTCACCAACTTCGGCGGCGTTGACTGGCACCGCGTCTCGTTGCGCAAGGCGACGGCCAAGTCGATCAACACCGTCTTCCTGCAGGTCAACGAGGACATCGGCCCGACCAAGACGGCTGCCGTCGCGCAGGCGGCTGGTATCCCCAAGACGGCATTTGCACAGGGCCAGGACAAGGTGCTGTCGAACGTGCTGGGCACGCCGTCCGTCCATGTCATCGACATGGCGACGGCGTACAACACGATCAATGCCCAGGGCGTGAAGTCCGATCCGTACTACATCAAGAGCATCTCTAGCGCGAGCGGCTACTCCTACTCGGCCAAGCCCAAGACCAGTCGCGCCTTCGACAAGGACGTGGCGCTCAACGCGATCAACGCGATGGAGGGCGTGGTCACGGACGGCAGCGCCACGCCGACCTTGAAGGGTTTCGATCGACCTGCCGCAGGCAAGACGGGCACGTCGAACGAGAACAAGTCAATCTGGTTCAGCGGGTTCACTCCGCAACTGACCACCTCAGTGGGCATGTATAAAACGGCGCCTGGCGGCACTGGGGCGATTCAGATGAAGGGCGAGGAGGGCGACCCGGTCACCGGTAGCAAGTACCCGACCCAGATCTGGCGGGCCTTCATGGAGGCCGCGCTCGAGGGCCAGCCGGCGCCGAAGTTCCCAGAGCCGCCGGGCATGTCCAATACGTTCACCGGCACGTCCGAGCCAACGCATGACCCGACCAACGAGCCTGCGCCGCCCAACACCCCCACGAACACGCCACCACCGGACACCGAGTCGACCGAGCCGCCCAGCTCGACGACGACGGAATCCCGGACAACGAAGCCCACCAAGACGCACAAGCCGACCAAGACCGAGCCGCCGCCCTCGTCGACTCGGCCCGGTGGCGGTGGAACGTCGACCCGGCCAGGCGGCGGGGGAACCTTCCCGTTCCCCTAA
- a CDS encoding glycosyltransferase 87 family protein, which yields MPRTPSRLATPSRGDGVVALASDVFGGPLGRYAGLGRRPWTYAAAVLSALASVLVALGIVQKNHCVSAGWSTPGSLWRACYSDLPAAVTSQPGASPWSTGGAGHTQPVLTAFLTWVLRRLTPSGVGLAEQRWYFALAAIVIALLIAATVVATAALLEGTPWQAAHVALSPVLITASLVSLDIFGVALMTVGLLAWHRRYPLVAGLLLGAAISARTFPAVVLIAVVLVAWRDGRRQDLGRLLGGVAVAIVVSLCMAYAVGGDPMEPYQAWSDQAAGYGSPWLIAQIAHVTIPANALTALAVIGWVLALVVGVYLATDRERNLPVAPLALAMLVVVMVTGKSMPVQNALWVLPLIALCGLSWRDHLVWAGIEVAYFAGVWMYVGTSFNPEKALPGAAYSILTMARLLALVGLVWRAILTHGELERERIVADVVPEWWLPEPAGATAVRPD from the coding sequence ATGCCTCGCACGCCCTCCCGCCTTGCCACGCCCAGCCGCGGGGACGGTGTCGTCGCCCTGGCCAGTGATGTCTTCGGTGGCCCGCTCGGTCGGTACGCCGGGCTCGGTCGCCGGCCATGGACGTACGCCGCCGCTGTGCTCTCCGCGCTCGCGAGCGTTCTCGTCGCCCTGGGGATCGTGCAGAAGAACCACTGTGTGAGTGCCGGCTGGAGTACGCCGGGTTCGCTGTGGCGGGCCTGCTACTCCGACCTCCCGGCCGCGGTGACGTCGCAGCCGGGTGCCTCGCCCTGGTCGACCGGCGGCGCGGGGCACACTCAGCCGGTGCTGACGGCGTTCCTCACCTGGGTGCTGCGGCGACTGACGCCCTCAGGTGTCGGACTGGCCGAGCAGCGCTGGTACTTCGCGCTCGCCGCCATCGTGATCGCACTGCTGATCGCGGCCACGGTCGTTGCGACGGCGGCCCTCCTCGAGGGCACGCCCTGGCAGGCGGCGCACGTCGCGCTCAGCCCGGTCCTGATCACCGCGAGCCTGGTCTCGCTCGACATCTTCGGCGTTGCGTTGATGACCGTCGGCCTGCTCGCCTGGCACCGGCGATACCCGTTGGTCGCCGGGCTTCTGCTGGGGGCCGCGATCAGCGCGCGCACGTTCCCGGCTGTCGTCCTCATCGCCGTGGTGCTCGTCGCGTGGCGGGATGGCCGTCGTCAGGACCTCGGTCGCCTGCTCGGCGGTGTCGCAGTGGCGATTGTCGTGAGCCTCTGTATGGCGTACGCCGTGGGCGGCGACCCGATGGAGCCCTACCAGGCGTGGAGCGACCAGGCGGCGGGCTACGGCTCACCCTGGCTGATCGCGCAGATCGCGCACGTCACGATCCCGGCCAACGCACTGACCGCGCTCGCCGTGATCGGCTGGGTGCTCGCGCTGGTGGTCGGCGTCTATCTGGCCACTGACCGCGAGCGCAACCTGCCCGTCGCGCCGCTGGCGCTCGCGATGCTCGTGGTGGTCATGGTGACCGGCAAGAGCATGCCCGTGCAGAACGCCCTCTGGGTGCTGCCGCTGATCGCACTGTGCGGTCTGAGCTGGCGCGACCACTTGGTCTGGGCCGGCATCGAGGTGGCCTACTTCGCCGGTGTCTGGATGTATGTGGGCACCTCGTTCAACCCGGAAAAGGCGCTGCCCGGTGCCGCGTACTCGATCCTGACGATGGCTCGGCTGCTCGCTCTCGTGGGCCTTGTCTGGCGGGCGATCTTGACCCACGGAGAGCTGGAGCGCGAGCGGATCGTGGCGGACGTCGTACCCGAGTGGTGGTTGCCCGAGCCGGCCGGCGCGACGGCCGTACGGCCCGATTAG